One segment of Burkholderia multivorans ATCC BAA-247 DNA contains the following:
- the accB gene encoding acetyl-CoA carboxylase biotin carboxyl carrier protein: MDLRKLKTLIDLVSESGISELEVTEGEGKVRIVKNAPPVYVQPTGGFAPQVSVAASAAPTSAEASAAAPAAAAAAAPAPAAPQGHVVTSPMVGTFYRAPSPGADPFVQVGDSVKEGQTLCIIEAMKLLNEIESDKAGVIKEILVENGQAVEYGQPLFVIG; the protein is encoded by the coding sequence ATGGATCTTCGTAAGCTGAAAACTCTGATCGACCTCGTCTCCGAATCGGGCATCTCCGAGCTCGAAGTGACGGAAGGCGAAGGCAAGGTGCGTATCGTCAAGAACGCGCCGCCGGTTTACGTGCAGCCGACGGGCGGGTTTGCCCCGCAGGTCAGCGTCGCCGCATCGGCCGCGCCGACGTCGGCCGAAGCGTCGGCCGCAGCGCCTGCAGCCGCCGCGGCAGCTGCACCGGCACCGGCCGCTCCGCAGGGTCACGTCGTGACCTCGCCGATGGTCGGCACGTTCTACCGCGCGCCGTCGCCGGGCGCGGACCCGTTCGTGCAGGTCGGCGACTCGGTCAAGGAAGGCCAGACGCTCTGCATCATCGAAGCGATGAAGCTGCTCAACGAGATCGAGTCGGACAAGGCCGGCGTGATCAAGGAAATCCTCGTCGAGAACGGCCAGGCCGTCGAATACGGCCAGCCGCTTTTCGTGATCGGCTAA
- a CDS encoding YqiA/YcfP family alpha/beta fold hydrolase: MILYLHGFRSSPASQKSRLLAARMAELGRLDEWRCPSLSVSPLEAVALAEAEAAGARDVTVIGSSLGGYYATWLAEKHGWKAVLLNPAIVPQRDLEQYLGEQPLYHGGGTIVVERRHLQELDALRVPAITRPERYYLFAATGDEVLDYREMLAHYRGAKTRVIEGSDHGISEFADYVDDVLAFCDEKAT, from the coding sequence GTGATCCTCTATCTGCACGGCTTCCGGTCGTCGCCCGCGTCGCAGAAGTCGCGGCTGCTCGCCGCGCGAATGGCCGAGCTCGGGCGCCTGGACGAATGGCGGTGCCCGTCGCTGTCGGTGTCGCCGCTCGAGGCGGTCGCGCTCGCCGAAGCCGAAGCGGCCGGCGCGCGCGACGTGACCGTGATCGGCAGCTCGCTCGGCGGCTATTACGCGACGTGGCTCGCCGAAAAGCACGGCTGGAAAGCCGTGCTGCTGAACCCGGCGATCGTGCCGCAGCGCGATCTCGAACAGTATCTCGGCGAACAGCCGCTGTATCACGGCGGTGGCACGATCGTCGTCGAACGCCGCCATCTGCAGGAGCTCGACGCGTTGCGCGTGCCGGCGATCACGCGTCCCGAGCGCTACTATCTGTTCGCGGCGACGGGCGACGAAGTGCTCGACTACCGCGAGATGCTCGCCCACTACCGCGGCGCGAAAACGCGCGTGATCGAGGGCAGCGATCACGGCATCAGCGAATTTGCCGACTATGTCGACGACGTTCTCGCGTTTTGCGACGAAAAAGCGACATGA
- the aroQ gene encoding type II 3-dehydroquinate dehydratase, producing MTRLLVLHGPNLNLLGTREPEVYGRVTLAQIDQALAARAQEAGAELSSFQSNHEGALVDRIQAAREEQTDFILINPAAYTHTSVAIRDALAGVGIPFVEVHLSNVHRREAFRHHSYFSDQAEGVICGLGWKGYLYALEYALDKLQGASRG from the coding sequence ATGACACGATTGCTGGTGCTGCACGGCCCTAACCTGAACCTTCTCGGCACCCGGGAACCGGAGGTGTACGGCCGCGTCACGCTGGCGCAGATCGATCAGGCGCTGGCCGCGCGTGCGCAGGAAGCGGGAGCCGAACTGTCGTCGTTCCAGAGCAACCACGAAGGCGCGCTCGTCGACCGCATCCAGGCCGCGCGGGAGGAACAGACCGATTTCATCCTGATCAACCCGGCGGCGTATACGCACACGAGCGTCGCGATCCGGGATGCGCTCGCCGGCGTCGGCATTCCGTTCGTCGAGGTACATCTGTCGAACGTGCATCGCCGCGAAGCGTTCAGGCACCACTCCTACTTTTCCGACCAGGCCGAAGGCGTGATCTGCGGGCTGGGCTGGAAAGGCTATCTGTACGCGCTCGAGTACGCGCTGGACAAGCTGCAAGGCGCGTCGCGCGGCTGA
- the accC gene encoding acetyl-CoA carboxylase biotin carboxylase subunit — translation MFEKILIANRGEIALRIQRACRELGVKTVVVYSEADKEAKYVRLADEAVCIGPAPSNLSYLNMPALISAAEVTDAEAIHPGYGFLSENADFAERVEQSGFTFIGPRPETIRLMGDKVTAKQTMIKTGVPCVPGSEGALPDDPKEIVKIARAIGYPVIIKAAGGGGGRGMRVVHTEAALVNAVNMTREEAGRAFGNPQVYMEKFLENPRHIEIQVLSDAHKNAIWLGERDCSMQRRHQKVIEEAPAPGIPRRLIDRIGDRCADACKKMGYLGAGTFEFLYENGEFYFIEMNTRVQVEHPVSEMITGVDIVQEQIRIAAGEKLTLRQRDIQFRGHAIECRINAEDPFKFTPSPGRITSWHTPGGPGVRVDSHAYNGYFVPPNYDSMIGKLITYGATREQAIRRMRIALSEMVVEGIQTNIPLHRELMIDSKFVEGGTSIHYLENRLAQKQAVAPEEA, via the coding sequence ATGTTTGAAAAAATCCTCATTGCCAACCGCGGTGAAATCGCGCTGCGCATTCAGCGCGCGTGCCGCGAGCTGGGCGTCAAGACGGTGGTCGTCTACTCGGAAGCCGACAAGGAAGCCAAGTACGTGCGCCTCGCGGACGAGGCCGTCTGTATCGGCCCGGCCCCGTCGAACCTGAGCTACCTGAACATGCCGGCGCTGATCAGCGCCGCGGAAGTCACCGACGCCGAAGCGATCCACCCCGGCTACGGCTTCCTGTCCGAGAACGCCGACTTCGCGGAACGCGTCGAACAGTCGGGCTTCACGTTCATCGGCCCGCGTCCGGAAACGATCCGCCTGATGGGCGACAAGGTCACCGCGAAACAGACCATGATCAAGACCGGCGTGCCGTGCGTGCCGGGCTCGGAAGGCGCGTTGCCGGACGATCCGAAGGAGATCGTGAAGATTGCGCGCGCGATCGGCTATCCGGTGATCATCAAGGCCGCAGGCGGCGGCGGCGGTCGCGGGATGCGTGTCGTGCACACCGAAGCTGCGCTCGTCAACGCGGTGAACATGACCCGCGAGGAAGCCGGCCGTGCGTTCGGCAACCCGCAGGTCTACATGGAGAAGTTCCTCGAGAACCCGCGCCACATCGAGATCCAGGTGCTGTCGGACGCGCACAAGAACGCGATCTGGCTCGGCGAGCGCGACTGCTCGATGCAGCGCCGCCACCAGAAGGTGATCGAGGAAGCGCCGGCGCCCGGCATTCCGCGCCGTCTGATCGACCGCATCGGCGATCGCTGCGCGGACGCGTGCAAGAAGATGGGCTACCTCGGCGCCGGCACGTTCGAATTCCTGTACGAAAACGGCGAGTTCTACTTCATCGAAATGAACACGCGCGTGCAGGTCGAGCACCCGGTCTCGGAAATGATCACCGGCGTCGACATCGTGCAGGAGCAGATCCGCATCGCGGCTGGCGAGAAGCTGACGCTGCGCCAGCGCGACATCCAGTTCCGCGGCCACGCGATCGAATGCCGGATCAACGCCGAAGATCCGTTCAAGTTCACGCCGTCGCCGGGCCGGATCACGTCGTGGCATACGCCGGGCGGCCCCGGTGTGCGCGTCGATTCGCACGCCTACAATGGCTATTTCGTGCCGCCGAACTACGATTCGATGATCGGCAAGCTGATCACCTACGGCGCGACGCGCGAGCAGGCGATCCGCCGCATGCGCATCGCGCTGTCGGAGATGGTCGTCGAAGGCATCCAGACGAACATCCCGCTGCACCGCGAACTGATGATCGACTCCAAGTTCGTCGAAGGCGGCACGAGCATCCACTACCTCGAAAACCGGCTCGCGCAGAAGCAGGCCGTCGCACCGGAAGAAGCGTAA
- the mpl gene encoding UDP-N-acetylmuramate:L-alanyl-gamma-D-glutamyl-meso-diaminopimelate ligase, whose protein sequence is MRRLGTRAAGHAARAARRRPSFPNRRRQAARKHSSMHIHILGICGTFMGGLAVLARAAGHTVTGCDAGVYPPMSTQLEAQGITLIEGYGADQIDLKPDLFVIGNVVTRGNPLMEAILDRGLPYVSGPQWLGEHVLAGKWVLAVAGTHGKTTTSSMLAWLLEDAGLAPGFLIGGVPLNFGVSARLTDSSFFVIEADEYDTAFFDKRSKFVHYRPRTAVLNNLEFDHADIFPDLAAIETQFHHLVRTVPGVGRIVTNGRSDALERVLARGCWSEVERFGVDGGWQALPAEDGVPVDERFAVYSHAERVGEVAWQVQGEHNRMNALAAIAAARHVGVPPAQAAASLASFRNVKRRMEVRGSVDGVTVYDDFAHHPTAIETTIAGLRARIGRQNSRILAVLEPRSNTMKLGVMKAQLPASLADADLVFGYGAPSGRDALGWNLGDALSPLGDKARAFDDLHLLVKAVAEAARPGDHVLVMSNGGFGGVHQKLLDALGSRA, encoded by the coding sequence TTGCGTCGCCTCGGCACGCGCGCGGCCGGCCACGCGGCCCGTGCGGCGCGACGCAGACCATCCTTTCCGAATCGACGGCGCCAGGCGGCGCGAAAGCATTCATCTATGCACATCCACATTCTCGGCATCTGCGGCACCTTCATGGGCGGTCTCGCCGTACTCGCGCGCGCGGCGGGGCATACGGTGACGGGTTGCGACGCGGGCGTCTATCCGCCGATGAGCACGCAGCTCGAGGCGCAGGGCATCACGCTGATCGAGGGCTACGGCGCCGACCAGATCGACCTGAAGCCGGATCTCTTCGTGATCGGCAACGTCGTCACGCGCGGCAATCCGCTGATGGAGGCGATCCTCGACCGCGGGCTGCCGTACGTGTCAGGCCCGCAATGGCTCGGCGAGCACGTGCTCGCCGGCAAGTGGGTGCTCGCGGTCGCGGGCACGCACGGCAAGACCACGACGTCGTCGATGCTCGCGTGGCTGCTCGAGGACGCCGGGCTCGCCCCCGGTTTCCTGATCGGCGGCGTGCCGTTGAACTTCGGCGTGTCGGCGCGGCTTACCGATTCGAGCTTCTTCGTGATCGAGGCCGACGAATACGACACCGCATTCTTCGACAAGCGCTCGAAGTTCGTCCACTACCGGCCGCGCACCGCGGTGCTGAACAATCTCGAATTCGATCACGCCGACATCTTCCCCGATCTCGCCGCGATCGAGACGCAATTCCATCATCTCGTGCGCACCGTGCCGGGCGTCGGCCGGATCGTCACGAACGGCCGCTCGGATGCGCTCGAGCGCGTGCTCGCGCGCGGCTGCTGGAGCGAAGTCGAGCGCTTCGGCGTCGATGGCGGCTGGCAGGCGCTGCCGGCCGAGGACGGCGTGCCGGTCGACGAGCGCTTCGCGGTCTATTCGCATGCCGAGCGTGTCGGCGAAGTCGCATGGCAGGTGCAGGGCGAGCACAACCGCATGAACGCGCTCGCGGCGATCGCCGCCGCGCGCCACGTCGGGGTGCCGCCGGCCCAGGCCGCCGCGTCGCTCGCGTCGTTTCGCAACGTGAAGCGCCGCATGGAGGTGCGCGGCAGCGTCGACGGCGTGACCGTCTACGACGACTTCGCGCACCATCCGACCGCGATCGAAACCACGATCGCCGGGCTTCGCGCACGCATCGGCCGTCAAAACAGCCGCATTCTCGCGGTGCTCGAGCCACGCTCGAACACGATGAAGCTCGGCGTGATGAAGGCGCAGCTGCCGGCGAGCCTCGCCGATGCCGATCTCGTGTTCGGCTACGGCGCGCCGAGCGGCCGCGACGCGCTCGGCTGGAATCTCGGCGACGCGCTTTCGCCGCTCGGCGACAAGGCGCGCGCGTTCGACGATCTCCATCTGCTCGTGAAGGCCGTCGCGGAAGCGGCGCGTCCCGGCGACCACGTGCTCGTGATGAGCAACGGCGGCTTCGGCGGCGTGCATCAGAAGCTGCTCGACGCGCTCGGGAGCCGTGCGTGA
- the prmA gene encoding 50S ribosomal protein L11 methyltransferase, with protein sequence MSYRELVVELAREHAEALSDALLELGALSVSVEDADADTPDEQPLFGEPGLVPERTAWQHSRVIALLSPDHEPAVLLAAAANEIGLDATPKFDVREVEEQDWVRLTQSQFEPIPIGERIWVVPSWHDAPDPDALVLELDPGLAFGTGSHPTTRLCMEWLEQSVQPGQSVLDYGCGSGILAILAKKCGANPVVGIDIDPQAVESARQNSERNRAEVTYGLPDACPAGEFDIVVANILSNPLKLMASMLASKVKPGGRIALSGVLARQADEVAAVYARYVDISVWREHEGWVCLAGTRRESH encoded by the coding sequence ATGAGCTATCGCGAACTCGTCGTCGAACTGGCCCGCGAGCACGCGGAGGCGCTGTCCGACGCGCTGCTCGAACTCGGCGCGCTGTCGGTATCGGTCGAAGATGCCGATGCCGACACGCCCGACGAACAGCCGCTCTTCGGCGAGCCGGGCCTCGTGCCGGAGCGCACCGCGTGGCAGCACTCGCGCGTGATCGCGCTGCTGTCGCCCGACCACGAGCCGGCCGTGCTGCTCGCGGCCGCCGCGAACGAGATCGGCCTCGACGCCACGCCGAAGTTCGACGTGCGCGAAGTCGAGGAACAGGACTGGGTGCGGCTTACGCAGTCGCAGTTCGAGCCGATCCCGATCGGCGAACGGATCTGGGTCGTGCCGTCGTGGCACGACGCACCCGATCCCGACGCGCTCGTGCTCGAGCTCGATCCGGGCCTCGCGTTCGGCACGGGCAGTCACCCGACCACGCGCCTGTGCATGGAATGGCTCGAGCAGTCGGTGCAGCCGGGCCAGTCGGTGCTCGATTATGGCTGCGGCTCGGGCATCCTCGCGATCCTCGCGAAGAAATGCGGGGCGAACCCCGTCGTCGGCATCGACATCGATCCGCAAGCCGTCGAATCGGCGCGTCAGAACAGCGAACGCAACCGCGCGGAAGTCACGTACGGGCTGCCGGACGCGTGCCCGGCCGGCGAGTTCGACATCGTCGTCGCGAACATCCTGTCGAATCCGCTGAAGCTGATGGCGTCGATGCTCGCTTCGAAAGTGAAACCGGGCGGGCGCATCGCGCTGTCGGGCGTGCTCGCGCGTCAGGCCGACGAAGTCGCGGCCGTGTATGCGCGTTACGTCGACATCTCGGTCTGGCGCGAACACGAAGGTTGGGTCTGCCTCGCCGGAACGCGGCGGGAAAGCCATTAG
- a CDS encoding carbohydrate kinase family protein: protein MTTLICGSLAYDNIMTFEGRFREHILPDQVHLLNVSFLVPTMRREFGGCAGNIAYALHMLGGDARIMATVGANDADRYLERLDSLGLSKANVRVVPDAHTAQAMITTDLDNNQITAFHPGAMMLSHLNRADEVPGVKLGIVAPDGFDGMVQHAEQFAKAGIPFIFDPGQGLPLFDGATLRRIIELATFVAVNDYEGKLVSDKTGWSEQEIASRVQALIITRGEHGSTILHKNGEEQIPVVRAERVVDPTGCGDAFRGGLLYGIENGLDWATTGRLASLMGSLKIAYQGPQTYVLTRAEIDARFEAAFGYSLK, encoded by the coding sequence TTGACTACGCTGATTTGCGGCTCGCTCGCCTACGACAACATCATGACTTTCGAGGGCCGGTTTCGCGAGCACATCCTGCCCGACCAGGTTCACCTGCTGAACGTGAGCTTCCTCGTGCCGACGATGCGACGCGAATTCGGCGGCTGCGCGGGCAATATCGCCTACGCGCTGCACATGCTCGGCGGCGACGCGCGCATCATGGCGACGGTCGGCGCGAACGATGCCGATCGCTATCTCGAGCGGCTCGACAGCCTCGGCCTGTCGAAGGCGAACGTGCGCGTGGTGCCCGATGCGCATACCGCGCAGGCGATGATCACGACCGATCTCGACAACAACCAGATCACGGCTTTCCACCCGGGCGCGATGATGCTGTCGCACCTGAACCGCGCGGACGAAGTGCCGGGCGTGAAGCTCGGCATCGTCGCACCGGACGGCTTCGACGGGATGGTCCAGCACGCCGAGCAGTTCGCGAAGGCCGGGATCCCGTTCATCTTCGATCCGGGCCAGGGCCTGCCGCTGTTCGACGGCGCGACGCTGCGCCGCATCATTGAACTCGCGACGTTCGTCGCAGTCAACGACTACGAAGGCAAGCTCGTCAGCGACAAGACGGGCTGGTCCGAACAGGAAATCGCCAGCCGGGTTCAGGCGTTGATCATCACGCGCGGCGAGCACGGCTCTACCATTCTTCACAAAAACGGCGAAGAACAGATTCCCGTCGTGCGCGCCGAGCGCGTCGTCGACCCGACCGGCTGCGGCGATGCCTTCCGGGGCGGGCTTCTCTACGGGATCGAAAACGGCCTCGACTGGGCAACCACGGGCCGCCTCGCAAGCCTGATGGGCTCGCTGAAGATCGCTTACCAGGGGCCCCAGACTTACGTACTGACGCGCGCCGAAATCGACGCGCGCTTCGAGGCTGCGTTCGGTTACAGTCTCAAATGA
- a CDS encoding glycine zipper 2TM domain-containing protein — protein MLTKKTLTLAAMVTATVTLAGCFTPPGSADVYSVGQAQREQTVRMGTVESVRAVRIQSDGGGSAIGTLGGGALGAVAGSAIGGGRGSILTAIAGGLAGAVAGNAIGENMSTANGVEITVRLDNGDLRSITQAATGEVFRAGERVRLLSSGGVTRVTH, from the coding sequence ATGCTGACGAAAAAAACCCTCACGCTCGCGGCCATGGTCACCGCCACGGTGACGCTCGCCGGCTGCTTCACGCCGCCCGGCTCGGCGGACGTCTATAGCGTCGGCCAGGCGCAGCGCGAACAGACGGTCCGCATGGGCACCGTCGAAAGCGTTCGCGCGGTGCGCATCCAGTCCGACGGCGGCGGCAGCGCGATCGGCACGCTGGGCGGCGGCGCGCTCGGCGCCGTGGCCGGCAGCGCGATCGGCGGCGGCCGGGGGTCGATCCTGACGGCCATCGCAGGCGGCCTCGCGGGCGCGGTCGCGGGCAATGCGATCGGCGAAAACATGAGCACCGCGAACGGCGTCGAAATCACGGTGCGCCTCGACAACGGCGATCTGCGCTCGATCACGCAGGCCGCGACCGGCGAAGTGTTCCGTGCCGGCGAACGCGTGCGTCTGCTGTCGAGCGGCGGCGTCACGCGCGTCACGCACTAA
- a CDS encoding TlpA family protein disulfide reductase — MMMKRMLALAVVAAAAVAGGIAAGRWFHGSTDDGVAVAAAAQGNPVEQLWAASLTGVDGKPATLAAFKGQKVVVNFWASWCGPCVEEMPELVALSHQYGQKGIRFVGIGVDSEQNVKNFLQKVKVDYPVFVSGYAGADLARNFGNTAGALPFTVVIDATGKIRETKLGQIQPAELKKTLDAL; from the coding sequence ATGATGATGAAACGCATGCTGGCGCTCGCAGTGGTCGCGGCCGCCGCCGTCGCCGGCGGGATCGCCGCCGGCCGCTGGTTCCACGGCAGCACCGACGACGGCGTCGCCGTCGCCGCGGCCGCGCAGGGCAATCCGGTCGAGCAGCTGTGGGCCGCATCGCTCACGGGCGTCGACGGCAAGCCCGCGACGCTCGCGGCCTTCAAGGGCCAGAAGGTCGTCGTGAATTTCTGGGCCTCGTGGTGCGGCCCGTGCGTCGAGGAGATGCCCGAGCTCGTCGCGCTGTCGCATCAATATGGGCAGAAGGGCATCCGTTTCGTCGGGATCGGCGTCGATTCCGAGCAGAACGTGAAGAACTTCCTGCAGAAGGTGAAGGTCGACTACCCGGTGTTCGTCAGCGGCTATGCGGGCGCAGATCTGGCCCGTAATTTCGGGAACACGGCCGGCGCTCTACCTTTTACGGTCGTCATCGACGCCACGGGCAAGATCCGCGAGACAAAATTGGGACAAATCCAACCTGCGGAGCTGAAAAAGACGCTCGACGCGTTGTGA
- the tpx gene encoding thiol peroxidase: MSKVTLGGNPIDLAGTFPTVGSQAPDFKLVGKDLADLTLASFAGKRKVLNIVPSLDTPTCATSTRKFNEAASSLDNTVVIVVSADLPFAASRFCTTEGLENVVTASTFRTGRAFANAYGVDVTSGPLNGLTARAVVVLDAQDKVIHAQLVSEIKDEPNYDAALAALK; the protein is encoded by the coding sequence ATGAGCAAAGTTACGCTGGGTGGCAACCCGATCGATCTCGCCGGCACGTTCCCGACCGTCGGTTCGCAGGCCCCCGACTTCAAGCTGGTCGGCAAGGACCTCGCCGATCTGACGCTCGCCAGCTTCGCCGGCAAGCGCAAGGTGCTGAACATCGTGCCGAGCCTCGACACGCCGACCTGCGCGACGTCGACCCGCAAGTTCAACGAAGCTGCGTCGTCGCTGGACAACACGGTCGTGATCGTCGTGTCGGCCGACCTGCCGTTCGCGGCATCGCGCTTCTGCACGACCGAAGGCCTCGAGAACGTCGTGACGGCGTCGACGTTCCGCACCGGCCGCGCATTCGCGAACGCATACGGCGTCGACGTGACGAGCGGCCCGCTGAACGGCCTGACGGCGCGCGCGGTTGTCGTGCTCGACGCGCAGGACAAGGTGATCCACGCGCAACTCGTCAGCGAGATCAAGGACGAGCCGAACTACGACGCAGCGCTCGCCGCACTGAAGTAA
- a CDS encoding histone H1-like DNA-binding protein, with amino-acid sequence MATAKKKPAAKKAAAKKTVAKKAAAPAKKAAAVKKVAAKKVAVKKVAAKKAAPAKKAAAKKVAAKKAAPAKKTAAKKVATKKVAAKKVATKRVAAKKAAPAKKAAAKKVAAKKVATKKVAAKKAAPAKKAAAKKAAPAKKAAAKKAAPAKKAAPAKKAAAPKKAVVKKAAPATTASTASVAPASGVKTALNPAAAWPFPTGSRP; translated from the coding sequence ATGGCTACTGCCAAGAAGAAACCGGCTGCCAAGAAGGCTGCTGCGAAGAAGACCGTTGCGAAGAAGGCTGCAGCACCGGCGAAGAAGGCCGCTGCAGTGAAGAAGGTTGCTGCGAAGAAGGTCGCGGTGAAGAAGGTTGCCGCGAAGAAGGCAGCGCCGGCGAAGAAGGCCGCTGCCAAGAAGGTTGCAGCGAAGAAGGCAGCACCGGCGAAGAAGACCGCTGCGAAGAAGGTCGCAACGAAGAAGGTTGCAGCCAAGAAGGTCGCGACGAAGAGGGTCGCCGCGAAGAAGGCGGCACCGGCGAAGAAGGCCGCAGCGAAGAAGGTTGCAGCCAAGAAGGTCGCGACGAAGAAGGTAGCGGCGAAGAAGGCCGCACCGGCGAAGAAGGCTGCTGCCAAGAAGGCGGCACCGGCGAAGAAGGCTGCAGCGAAGAAGGCTGCGCCCGCGAAGAAGGCCGCGCCGGCGAAGAAGGCTGCTGCGCCGAAGAAGGCTGTGGTGAAGAAGGCCGCACCGGCAACGACGGCATCGACGGCATCGGTCGCACCGGCATCGGGCGTGAAGACGGCGCTCAACCCGGCAGCGGCATGGCCGTTCCCGACCGGCAGCCGTCCGTAA
- a CDS encoding zinc-ribbon and DUF3426 domain-containing protein — MFLATRCPHCETVFRLQPEQLSLHQGLVRCGHCRQVFNAAQSLVPEHAQPPASPASKPTSPELKPSDAERPTNLRDIDDAGNAAHADAPPRLFADAPRDVPPSADYKPEGWDMWAPWLDGSIDPALQHNGKTVRIEPLVPVALPSIEAGVVRLTGTPERTPHAREADAASRAGDAHDPLSASSTSPHETDAALPPIAASAASTETDATLPPLTASADAPAAVPPFPPSADTDAREPRFIAPVPTDAGNDADEPPRPPHFAVPDDIDAPREPRFAAAAAPATAAFAAADTRAPADEPFAAVPSDDDRPPFAVTREAREPQRRGVLGGFVGGLVAAALAVLLVAQLAWWQREPLMIHWPATQGWFRQLCAPLGCTVAPPRAIDGLRLDATDLRQLDGPRVLELKAPLTNRYRVALAYPSLELTLLDDSNRVTVRRVLAPREYVRPGTPIDAGLPPGTTQTMIVRLDTNGAPASNFRVQIFYP, encoded by the coding sequence ATGTTTCTTGCGACGCGCTGCCCTCATTGCGAAACCGTCTTCCGGCTGCAGCCGGAACAGCTGTCGCTGCATCAAGGGCTCGTGCGTTGCGGACACTGCCGGCAAGTCTTCAATGCCGCGCAATCGCTCGTGCCCGAGCACGCGCAGCCGCCCGCATCGCCCGCCTCCAAGCCGACGTCGCCCGAACTGAAGCCGAGCGACGCTGAGCGGCCGACGAACCTTCGCGATATCGACGATGCCGGCAATGCCGCGCATGCAGACGCACCGCCGCGGCTGTTCGCCGATGCGCCGCGCGACGTGCCGCCAAGCGCCGACTACAAGCCCGAAGGCTGGGACATGTGGGCGCCGTGGCTCGACGGCAGCATCGATCCGGCGTTGCAGCACAACGGGAAAACGGTCCGGATCGAACCGCTGGTGCCGGTCGCGCTGCCGTCGATCGAAGCGGGCGTCGTTCGTCTGACAGGCACGCCCGAGCGGACGCCGCACGCGCGTGAAGCCGACGCTGCGTCGCGTGCCGGCGATGCGCACGACCCGCTCTCGGCTTCCTCTACTTCGCCGCACGAAACGGACGCTGCGTTGCCGCCAATTGCGGCATCCGCTGCATCGACCGAAACCGACGCAACGCTGCCGCCGCTCACTGCATCCGCCGACGCACCCGCGGCGGTGCCGCCCTTCCCGCCCTCTGCCGACACCGACGCACGCGAACCGCGCTTCATCGCGCCCGTGCCGACCGACGCCGGCAACGACGCCGACGAACCGCCCCGCCCGCCGCACTTCGCCGTGCCGGACGATATCGACGCACCGCGCGAGCCGCGTTTCGCAGCCGCAGCGGCACCGGCGACAGCGGCCTTCGCTGCCGCCGATACGCGCGCACCGGCCGACGAACCGTTCGCCGCGGTGCCGTCCGACGACGACCGTCCGCCGTTCGCGGTCACACGCGAAGCGCGCGAGCCGCAGCGTCGCGGGGTGCTCGGCGGCTTCGTGGGCGGGCTCGTCGCGGCCGCGCTCGCGGTGCTGCTCGTCGCGCAGCTCGCGTGGTGGCAACGCGAACCGCTGATGATCCATTGGCCGGCGACACAAGGCTGGTTCCGCCAGCTGTGCGCGCCGCTCGGCTGCACGGTCGCGCCGCCGCGCGCGATCGACGGGCTGCGGCTCGATGCGACCGATCTGCGCCAGCTCGACGGCCCGCGCGTGCTTGAACTGAAAGCGCCGCTGACGAACCGCTACCGTGTCGCGCTCGCCTATCCGTCGCTCGAGCTGACGCTGCTCGACGACAGCAATCGCGTCACCGTGCGCCGCGTGCTCGCGCCGCGCGAGTACGTGCGCCCCGGTACGCCGATCGACGCCGGGCTGCCGCCCGGCACGACGCAGACGATGATCGTCCGCCTCGACACGAACGGCGCACCCGCATCGAATTTCCGCGTCCAGATCTTCTATCCGTGA